The DNA region ACAAAAAGGCTTCTGATAGCTTTTTATGAGCAGCCAGGTCCATGAAGTCATCCCTGTTGTTTCTCTGGacctattttacattttactcaaCCCCACGTAAAACCGATTACTAACCCAGTTTTGTTCGGGACTCATTTAGAGGTTGAAAATGATGAGATTAATGCAAAATATAGCTCCAGTCCCAGGATCACAGGCCTTTTAAAGAAGGGCCATACATGGAGAATAAAAGTTAACTCAGGATAAAAGTTGCTGAGATCAAAGATGTTCTGGGGACTCTCCCATCGTCAGTGTTAAGATGGGAGAAAGGCTTTGGCTTCCCTGATCTTCTGCTTCACGCCCCTGCAGGACATAGTAAGCCCTGCGTGACGGCGTTTCAGGGACTCTAAACGCTGCTTGAGCAGTTCCGTCTTGTCCACCTTCTCTTCCATGTCCCGAAGGAGCAGCTCCTTGCCCAGAAGCCCACATTTCTGGTTCAGCTTGGTGTTGTCAACCCGCAGGCAGTCCCGGGCTTGCTTGGTCCTGGTCAGGATGTCCCTCCTCAGGGCCACCCGGGCCTCAATTTCCAAAAGCTGTGTCTTCTTGCATGCGTTTTCTACATCCACAAAATGTAACTTCTCCTTCACGTGGGTTATTATTTGCACATTGTTGGTCACCTTGTTGTGCAGTTTTAAAAGTTCCTCATTTCGCTCCTCGACTTTTTCATTGAAGGTCTGGTTCTCAATCTTAAGCTGCTCAAAATCAATGAGGAGCAGACCCTCCGTCAAGTCCTCCTGGGCCCTCATCCGGGTTTCAAAatgcatcaggctctgcttcaGCTGCACGTTCTCTAGTCGCACAGCActcatctccttctccttcttatcCTCCAGCGCCTGGATCTGCTCCACCTCCCGCAGAGCCGCCTGGCGACCGCCACGCATCCGACAGCTGCCCATGGCCTGCATCACCACCTGCTTCTTGAGCGCCTGGAAGCCTCGCCACTCCTTCTCCACCCTGGAGAGCTCCTCCCTGCACTGCTCCTTCAGCTGGCTCAGCTCCTGGTGATACCAGTCCAGGTCGTCTGTGCCCTGCTTCTTCAGCTCCTCCAGCATGGCCAGATGGTGGAGGTAGGCTTGCTCTTTCTCTGGGGCCTCTGGCTCCGGGCCCTTGTCGGGCACCTCGGCTGCTTCCAGACCCTTCTTCTTGCGCAGCGCCTCAGAGATCTTGTGCTGCAGGTACAGGTTGTAGCGCTGGTAGCTGCTGCGCTCCATCAGCAGCGTCTGGTACTGCTCCAGGAGCTCAGCGCGCAGCTGCTCTTCCTGCAGCCTCTGCATGTCCTCGGTCCACCCATCATCCTCGTCCACAGCCTCACCGCTCtgcttttccttgtctttctccGGGCTTCCTCGCTCGCCCCTCTCCTCGATTTCCTggctctcctccccctcctcctccccgtcTCGCTCAGCCTCTTCCCGGCCGGCGGTGGACAGCGGCGGAGACACGGCCCAGGtggcttccttcctcctcccctccaccgcCGGTGCTgccgcctcctccccctcctccacgtcctcccccgcctccccctccccctccgcctcctcctccccctccgccgtgtcctccgcctccgccgcccgCTCCTCGGGCTCCGCGGGCCCGCCTTCGGGCCCCGGCTGGGCTGTGTCCTCAGGCCCGGTGTCGGccggctccccgggctcccccggCTCCGGTTCGGCCTCAGCCTCGGCCGGCTCCCCCGACTCCCCGGGCCCCGCCTCGCCCGCAGCCTCGGTGGCAGCCGGCGGCTCCCGGGGCTCGGCGGGCTCGGCGGGCTCGGCGGACTCGTGCTCGGCGGCGCCTCCTTCGGAAACCTCTACGGtccccggctccggctccggctgcGGCCCCGGCTCCGGCTGCGGCTGTGGCTCCGGCTGCGGCCCCGGCTCCGGccgcggctccggctccggctccggctgcGGCCGCGGCCCCGGCGGTTCGGCCGGGGAATGGGGGCCAGAGATGGCCTTGGTCCCGGACGGCCCCGAGGACAGGCTCCCCACATCTCCGCCTTCgcccctggggtcccggggcTGCTCGCGGCCGCCGTCCATCTCCCAGCCCCTCGGCCGGCCCGGCGGATCCCCGACGCCAGCTGTTGGGTTTCCAGGGGCAACCAGGGGCGCGCGCGGTGGGCCCGCCGATTGGCCAAAGGGCAGGCCGACGCCCGGCCCCTTCGCCCCGCCTCCGGAGGGAGCGGGCCAATGGGAGACCGCGAGCGGGCGGCGGGAGGCGTTGATTGGAGGAGGGCGCGGGCTCGCGCCGCGCGGCCTTCCCGCCCATTTCCCAGCGCCCCGCCTGGGGCCGGGAGGCCGAGaggcgcggggaggggcgggcggccGGCGGCGAGGGGCGCGCAGGCGCAGGCGGCGGGCCGGGTCCCCGCGAGGTGGCGCGCGCGGGGCGCCTGCGcggtgcggcggcggcggcggcggcggcggcggcggcggcggccgggcgcgAGGGCGCCTGCGTGCTGAGGCGGGACGCGGCCCGGCGGGCCGGCTCCGGCGGCGCCTGGGCGGGGCGGCGCGGTGGCGGCGGGCGCGGGTGGCGGTTGCTCGagcgcggcggcgggcgcgggcggcggcgcgctgacggcggcgggcgcgggcgcgggcgcgggcgcgggcggcgggcgggggaaGATGGCGGAGCTCGGTAAGAAGTACTGCGTGTACTGCCTGGCCGAGGTGAGCCCGCTGCGCTTCCGCTGCACCGAGTGCCAGGACATCGAGCTGTGCCCCGAGTGCTTCTCGGCCGGCGCCGAGATCGGCCACCACCGGCGCTACCACGGCTACCAGCTGGTGGACGGCGGGCGCTTCACGCTGTGGGGGCCCGAGGCCGAGGGCGGCTGGACCAGCCGCGAGGAGCAGCTGCTGCTGGATGCCATCGAGCAGTTCGGCTTCGGAAACTGGGTGAGCGGCGACGGCACCTGCTCGCGCCGGGctcggccgggggcgggggctcggCGGGCGGGAGGCGCGCCGGGGCCGGGGTGGCGCCCGCGGGAGGGCCGGTCCTGCCCGGAGCTGCCCGGTCCCGCCCGGAGGGGGCCCTGCGCGCCCTCGCGCCCCGGCTGCCCCTGCCCGGCTGTCAGGGCGGGTGCCCGGCGCCGCAGGTCCCCGGTTGTGCCGGGCTCCCCGCCGGGCCGGGACGTCCCGGAGGAGCGCTCGGAAGCCCTGAACAAAGGAGCACGGAGCTCGGGCGTTGGTCCCGGGCTTCGCCCCCGCCGCGGGGGCTGTGCGGAGGCCGGGCCGGGCGTGGAGGGCGAGGGGGCTCCTGTAGGCCAGCGGGGCAGCGAGCTGGGCCCCGCGGGAGACGCGGAGGCAGCCCCCCCGCCCACGGGACAGGAGGCTGCGGGCCTCGCGGCCAAGAGGGTGTCCACCTGCAGGCACCCGCGGAAGCAGGGAGGGGACACAGGACCCCGGACCCTTCCTCCCGAGGTCCTCCTGCTTCCCTGAATCAGGACTCACTTGGTTTGGCTGCCGTGTCTCCAGCAGCCCGCCCCTcctcctgggctccctgtggaAGACTTTCCACACTTCTTCCCTCATGCCCAAGCCTGGCCTGCTTTCCTTTCCATAAAGTGAGCCAGCCTTCGGGGGCAAACCCCCCCCTTCTGCGGCCCAGGAATCCTTGCTCTTCTCTCAACTCTGCAGAGATGCACTGCTCCGCGGATCCGCACCTGAGCGCCCACATGGTGACCGCCATCCTCTGAAATCCTCTTTTTGTCTAGAAGTGCCTTGGTGCACCTCGGGCCTCAGCTCTGTGCTCATTGTACAAGGGCTCTGTGGAAAGAAGGGCAAGGGGCTCGTCTCGTCTTCAAGGGGCTTACAGTGTCAGAACCGTTTGAGTTCCAGCCTTCCACAGAGAGCTGCTGGCGGACCTCCTCGCTGCTGAGCCCAGACCCAAATCTCCCACCACCTCACGCAGTTACGCAGACTGCAGACTCACGGCCATCCCTCCTCAGGTCCTCCTTCCAGGCTGCTGCGCCTTCGCCAGCGTATGTCCAGAATCTAACCAGAGCTCACGACCTTAGTCCAGGCTGGTGTTTATCTCTTGACCACTTCTGGGGCCTCCCAACTGGTCTTCCTGCTTCATCCCAGTGCCCTCCAGCCCATTCCGAAAGCCATAATCAGAGTGATCTTTGAAGACATGTCGCATCACATCAGCCTTCAGTGGCTTCCAGGCCTCCTTAGGTTAAATTTCAGGGCCCACGATGATCTCAGCTGTTACTCCcttgatcattttttatttcgTCTGCTTAGAGTGCCCTTCTTCCAGATCGTGGCTCGTGACAGGcctttctgcttctgtctcaGTGCCTCCAAGAGGCTTCCTCTCTCCACTCCATTCTCACAGCCCTTATCTCTACAGCCCTTGCTAAAAATAGCTGAGGTGGCCTGAGAGCTTCgctgagtgccaggcactgtgctgggcagcACGTGTCTTGTGACCTCTTCCCGGCGGCCCCGTGCAGCAGGCTTTGAACCGAATAGTTTGACGTCAGAGTCTGCTCCCTGCAGCTCGTCTACCCTGCCTTCTCTGCGACTCTGTGGGCACACAAGGGAGGACCAAGCCTCTTCAAGTGTGTTGGAGGAAGCgtggggcaggaaggggggcATTCTCTAAAGCAGTGGTTTCGGAACTGGCCTGTCCataggaatcacctggggagcctgtt from Canis lupus dingo isolate Sandy chromosome 3, ASM325472v2, whole genome shotgun sequence includes:
- the CCDC96 gene encoding coiled-coil domain-containing protein 96; translated protein: MDGGREQPRDPRGEGGDVGSLSSGPSGTKAISGPHSPAEPPGPRPQPEPEPEPRPEPGPQPEPQPQPEPGPQPEPEPGTVEVSEGGAAEHESAEPAEPAEPREPPAATEAAGEAGPGESGEPAEAEAEPEPGEPGEPADTGPEDTAQPGPEGGPAEPEERAAEAEDTVEEGEEAAAPAVEGRRKEATWAVSPPLSTAGREEAERDGEEEGEESQEIEERGERGSPEKDKEKQSGEAVDEDDGWTEDMQRLQEEQLRAELLEQYQTLLMERSSYQRYNLYLQHKISEALRKKKGLEAAEVPDKGPEPEAPEKEQAYLHHLAMLEELKKQGTDDLDWYHQELSQLKEQCREELSRVEKEWRGFQALKKQVVMQAMGSCRMRGGRQAALREVEQIQALEDKKEKEMSAVRLENVQLKQSLMHFETRMRAQEDLTEGLLLIDFEQLKIENQTFNEKVEERNEELLKLHNKVTNNVQIITHVKEKLHFVDVENACKKTQLLEIEARVALRRDILTRTKQARDCLRVDNTKLNQKCGLLGKELLLRDMEEKVDKTELLKQRLESLKRRHAGLTMSCRGVKQKIREAKAFLPS